In Peromyscus maniculatus bairdii isolate BWxNUB_F1_BW_parent chromosome 9, HU_Pman_BW_mat_3.1, whole genome shotgun sequence, one genomic interval encodes:
- the Pdhb gene encoding pyruvate dehydrogenase E1 component subunit beta, mitochondrial: MAAVAGMVRGPLRQVSGLLKRRFHRSAPAALQLTVREAINQGMDEELERDEKVFLLGEEVAQYDGAYKVSRGLWKKYGDKRIIDTPISEMGFAGIAVGAAMAGLRPICEFMTFNFSMQAIDQVINSAAKTYYMSAGLQPVPIVFRGPNGASAGVAAQHSQCFAAWYGHCPGLKVVSPWNSEDAKGLIKSAIRDDNPVVMLENELMYGVAFELPAEAQSKDFLIPIGKAKIERQGTHITVVAHSRPVGHCLEAAAVLSKEGIECEVINLRTIRPMDIEAIEASVMKTNHLVTVEGGWPQFGVGAEICARIMEGPAFNFLDAPAVRVTGADVPMPYAKILEDNSIPQVKDIIFAVKKTLNV; encoded by the exons ATGGCGGCGGTGGCTGGCATGGTGCGGGGACCCCTGCGGCAG gtTTCCGGGCTGCTGAAGAGGCGTTTTCACCGCTCGGCGCCCGCGGCACTGCAG TTGACAGTTCGTGAAGCTATTAATCAAGGTATGGATGAAGAACTAGAAAGAGATGAGAAGGTATTTCTGCTTGGGGAAGAAGTTGCCCAGTATGATGGTGCATACAAG GTTAGCAGAGGCCTATGGAAGAAATATGGTGACAAGAGGATTATAGATACTCCCATATCAGAG ATGGGCTTTGCTGGAATCGCTGTTGGTGCAGCTATG GCTGGGTTGCGGCCCATCTGTGAATTTATGACCTTCAACTTCTCTATGCAAGCCATTGACCAGGTTATAAACTCAGCTGCCAAGACTTACTACATGTCTGCTGGCCTTCAGCCTGTGCCCATAGTATTCAGGGGGCCCAATGGTGCCTCAGCAGGTGTAGCTGCTCAGCACTCACAATGCTTTGCTGCATGGTATGGGCACTGCCCTGGTTTAAAAGTGGTCAGCCCCTGGAATTCCGAGGATGCAAAAGGACTTATTAAATCAGCCATTCGTGATGATAATCCAG TGGTGATGCTAGAGAATGAACTGATGTATGGAGTTGCGTTTGAACTTCCTGCAGAAGCTCAATCAAAAGATTTTCTGATTCCTATTGGAAAAGCCAAAATCGAGAGGCAAG GGACCCACATCACTGTAGTTGCCCATTCAAGACCAGTGGGCCACTGCCTAGAAGCTGCAGCTGTATTGTCTAAGGAGGGAATTGAATGTGAA GTGATAAATTTGCGTACTATCAGACCAATGGACATTGAAGCCATAGAAGCCAGTGTCATGAAGACAAATCACCTTGTAACTGTGGAAGGAGGCTGGCCACAATTTGGAGTGGGAGCTGAGATTTGTGCCAGAATCATGGAAG GCCCTGCATTCAATTTCCTTGATGCTCCTGCTGTTCGAGTCACTGGTGCTGATGTCCCTATGCCTTATGCAAAGATCCTGGAAGACAACTCTATACCTCAGGTCAAAGACATCATATTCGCAGTAAAGAAGACACTGAATGTCTAA